In Humulus lupulus chromosome 7, drHumLupu1.1, whole genome shotgun sequence, the following are encoded in one genomic region:
- the LOC133789664 gene encoding histone H3-like centromeric protein CENH3 has protein sequence MARTKQTARKSTGGKAPRKQLATKAARKSAPATGGVKKPHRFRPGTVALREIRKYQKSTELLIRKLPFQRLVREIAQDFKTDLRFQSSAVSALQEAAEAYLVGVFEDTNLCAIHAKRVTIMPKDIQLARRIRGERAIFKMARTKQTARKSTGGKAPRKQLATKAARKSAPATGGVKKPHRFRPGTVALREIRKYQKSTELLIRKLPFQRLVREIAQDFKTDLRFQSSAVSALQEAAEAYLVGLFEDTNLCAIHAKRVTIMPKDIQLARRIRGERA, from the exons ATGGCTCGTACCAAGCAGACAGCAAGAAAATCCACCGGAGGAAAGGCTCCAAGGAAGCAGCTGGCGACCAAGGCGGCAAGGAAGTCAGCTCCGGCCACCGGAGGAGTGAAGAAGCCACATCGTTTCAGGCCCGGAACAGTGGCTTTGAGAGAGATCAGGAAGTACCAGAAGAGTACCGAGCTATTGATCCGAAAGCTTCCATTCCAGAGATTGGTGAGGGAAATCGCTCAGGATTTCAAGACTGATCTTCGATTCCAGTCCAGCGCTGTGTCTGCTCTTCAAGAGGCTGCCGAGGCTTACCTGGTTGGTGTCTTCGAAGACACCAACCTCTGCGCGATTCACGCCAAGAGGGTCACCATCATGCCCAAGGATATTCAGTTGGCTCGTAGGATTAGAGGCGAGAGAGCT ATCTTCAAAATGGCTCGTACCAAGCAAACAGCTAGAAAGTCGACCGGAGGAAAGGCTCCAAGGAAGCAGCTGGCGACCAAGGCGGCAAGGAAGTCAGCTCCGGCCACCGGAGGAGTGAAGAAGCCACATCGTTTCAGGCCCGGAACTGTGGCCTTGAGAGAGATCAGGAAGTACCAGAAGAGTACCGAGCTTTTGATCCGTAAGCTCCCATTCCAGAGATTGGTGAGGGAAATCGCTCAGGACTTCAAGACCGATCTTCGATTCCAGTCCAGCGCTGTGTCTGCTCTTCAAGAGGCCGCCGAGGCTTACCTGGTTGGTCTCTTCGAAGACACCAACCTCTGCGCGATCCACGCCAAGAGGGTTACCATCATGCCCAAGGATATTCAGTTGGCTCGTAGGATTAGAGGAGAGAGGGCTTAG
- the LOC133789666 gene encoding G-type lectin S-receptor-like serine/threonine-protein kinase LECRK2, producing MYTYSFGVLLLEIVCCQQNLEVEENLTEWAYECYTDGSVESLVEDDMEAISDMKMVESFVMVAFQCLNEDPSLRPTMKKVMLMLQGIVQVSGPPHNPATSILSFEETKTIKYNYHYHIDTKKLKP from the coding sequence ATGTATACATACAGTTTTGGTGTGTTGCTGCTTGAAATCGTTTGTTGTCAACAAAACTTGGAAGTGGAAGAAAATTTAACTGAATGGGCTTACGAATGCTACACTGATGGCAGTGTGGAATCTCTAGTTGAAGATGACATGGAGGCTATCAGTGACATGAAAATGGTGGAGAGCTTTGTGATGGTTGCCTTTCAGTGCCTGAATGAAGACCCATCTTTAAGACCCACCATGAAGAAAGTTATGCTGATGCTTCAAGGAATAGTTCAAGTTTCAGGCCCCCCACACAATCCTGCAACTTCAATTTTGTCTTTTGAAGAAACTAAaactataaaatataattatcatTACCATATTGATACAAAGAAATTGAAACCTTAA
- the LOC133789665 gene encoding G-type lectin S-receptor-like serine/threonine-protein kinase LECRK3 — protein MFSFLHYLIISISILKHSTTLAQKNSGTVSIDATLTAGDKAFSWLSSSGDFALGFQQLSDNKDLFLLAIWFNKLPERTVVWSAETPNNPTRKGSKLKLTADRGLLLTDPRNQELWNSDPIISQVDMAIFNDTGNFVLVNRNSEKIWESFSHPTDTLLPTQVLEKGDVVSSRDSSTNFSRGRFQLFLLKDGNVVLDSINLPSEFTNANYYTSGTTNTNSSNPGKQLVFNESGSLYVLRENNEMFTLSGAENVSGADYYYRATLNFDGVFTKYSHPKNPTMENSWSAVWSIPDNICIKSFVFGSSGACGYNRICRLNVDKRPVCECPRGFSLLDADDEYRGCKPNFLQSCEEETKSSADSLYTFQEIKDIDWPTGDYEVLQPYETDKCKETCLNDCMCAVAIFRNNTCWKKKLPLTNGRLDSNAEARAFIKVRKSDFPLENPSSSSQTKSQNVIIIAGSVLLGTSLFVNFLLLGGVSMGFFFIYKKRVTRPQSDREVSRFNLRCFTYKDLTDATDDFKEELGRGSFGIVYKGTLKDTNDQVAVKKLDRAFQDSEKEFKAEVNVIGHTHHKNLVRLLGFCEEGEQRLLVYEFMSNGTLAGFLFGDMRPSWNQRIQIAMGVARGLLYLHEECNTQIIHCDIKPQNILLDESYNARIADFGLAKHLLMNQSHTNTAIRGTKGYVAPEWFSNMPITVKVDVYSFGVLLLEIICCRRNVDVEIAAEEKAILVYWAYDCYTEGTLDVLVGSDMEAIEDMKSLERFLRVAIWCIQEDPSLRPSMKKVMLMLEGIVQVSAPPSPFLFGSII, from the coding sequence ATGTTTTCCTTTCTTCATTATCTCATCATTAGCATCTCAATTCTCAAACATTCTACCACTTTGGCTCAAAAGAACAGTGGCACTGTCAGTATTGATGCCACTCTCACAGCTGGTGATAAAGCCTTCTCATGGCTTTCTTCTTCAGGTGACTTTGCCTTGGGATTTCAGCAACTTTCTGACAATAAAGATCTCTTCTTGCTTGCCATATGGTTCAACAAATTGCCTGAAAGAACAGTAGTATGGAGTGCAGAAACTCCCAACAATCCAACCCGAAAAGGGTCCAAATTAAAGCTCACTGCAGACCGTGGTTTATTGCTCACTGACCCTCGAAACCAAGAGCTGTGGAACTCTGACCCCATTATAAGTCAGGTAGATATGGCTATTTTCAATGATACTGGTAACTTTGTTCTTGTCAATAGAAACTCGGAGAAAATATGGGAAAGTTTTAGTCACCCCACTGACACTTTGCTACCAACACAAGTATTGGAAAAGGGAGATGTAGTCTCTTCAAGGGACTCAAGTACCAACTTTTCTAGAGGAAGATTTCAGCTTTTTTTGCTGAAAGATGGGAATGTTGTGCTTGATAGCATAAACTTACCATCTGAGTTTACCAATGCGAATTACTACACAAGTGGTACTACTAATACCAACTCTTCAAATCCTGGTAAGCAACTTGTGTTTAATGAATCAGGTAGTTTATATGTATTGAGAGAGAATAATGAAATGTTTACGCTAAGTGGAGCAGAGAATGTTTCTGGTGCAGACTATTATTATAGAGCAACTCTTAATTTTGATGGTGTTTTTACTAAGTATTCTCACCCCAAGAATCCCACTATGGAAAATAGTTGGTCTGCTGTTTGGTCCATACCAGATAATATTTGCATAAAGAGTTTTGTGTTTGGAAGTAGTGGGGCTTGTGGTTATAATAGAATATGTAGACTAAATGTAGATAAAAGGCCAGTTTGTGAATGCCCAAGAGGGTTTTCTCTACTTGATGCTGATGATGAGTATAGAGGCTGCAAACCAAATTTTCTTCAAAGCTGTGAAGAAGAGACAAAGAGTTCAGCTGATAGTTTGTACACATTTCAAGAGATCAAAGATATTGATTGGCCAACGGGTGATTATGAGGTACTTCAGCCTTATGAAACAGACAAATGCAAAGAAACGTGTTTGAATGATTGTATGTGTGCGGTTGCAATTTTTAGGAACAATACTTGTTGGAAGAAAAAGCTACCTCTCACAAATGGGAGACTTGACTCCAATGCTGAGGCAAGGGCTTTCATCAAAGTTAGGAAATCTGATTTTCCTCTTGAGAATCCTTCTTCATCTTCACAGACAAAGAGCCAAAATGTTATAATAATTGCAGGCTCAGTCCTCTTAGGTACTTCTTTGTTTGTCAATTTTCTGCTGCTTGGGGGAGTTAGCATGGGATTCTTTTTCATTTACAAGAAGCGGGTTACAAGGCCTCAATCTGACAGGGAAGTTTCTCGTTTCAACTTAAGATGTTTCACTTACAAAGATCTCACTGACGCAACTGATGACTTTAAGGAAGAACTTGGAAGAGGTTCATTTGGCATTGTCTACAAAGGAACTTTGAAAGATACTAATGACCAAGTTGCAGTTAAGAAGCTTGATCGAGCATTTCAGGACAGTGAAAAGGAATTCAAAGCTGAAGTGAATGTGATTGGTCATACACATCATAAGAATCTAGTTCGATTGCTTGGTTTTTGTGAAGAGGGAGAGCAAAGACTGCTGGTGTATGAGTTCATGAGCAATGGAACTCTAGCAGGTTTTCTTTTTGGTGACATGAGACCAAGTTGGAACCAAAGAATCCAAATAGCTATGGGAGTTGCTAGAGGACTTCTGTACTTACATGAAGAGTGCAACACTCAGATCATCCACTGCGATATAAAGCCTCAAAACATACTTCTTGATGAGTCATACAATGCTCGAATCGCGGACTTTGGATTGGCAAAGCATTTGTTGATGAACCAGAGTCATACTAATACTGCCATTAGAGGAACAAAGGGTTATGTTGCTCCTGAATGGTTTAGCAACATGCCAATCACTGTGAAAGTAGATGTTTATAGCTTTGGGGTGTTACTGCTTGAGATCATCTGTTGTAGGAGAAATGTTGATGTTGAAATTGCAGCTGAAGAAAAAGCAATTTTAGTGTACTGGGCTTATGATTGTTACACAGAAGGAACACTTGATGTATTGGTTGGAAGTGATATGGAGGCCATTGAAGACATGAAGAGCTTGGAGAGGTTTTTGAGAGTTGCAATTTGGTGCATTCAAGAAGACCCTTCTCTAAGACCATCCATGAAGAAGGTTATGTTGATGCTTGAAGGTATTGTTCAAGTTTCTGCTCCTCCAAGTCCATTTCTGTTTGGTTCCATTATTTGA